The Photobacterium sanguinicancri genome includes the window CTTGGGGAAACTGAGTTTCGCAACCCTGACGGATTTGCAGAGGCGAACTTGGTTCGTTTTAGTAATGCCGATCTTTCTGTTTCTGTGATGCCGCTTCTTTCACAACAACTGGAAATCGGTAACGTCAGTTTGAATGACGCTCGCGTGTTTATTCAAACACGTAAAGATGGTGTCAGTAACCTTGATGGTCTTGGTGCGCAGAATGCAGCAGTGAAGGATTCGGCAGCTCAGGATGCCGCACCAGCAGACGCTAAGCAAACAGCCGCGCAAGAGACTACAGCAGCACCAGCATCAGCTTGGACTATTAGTCTTGCGGGTGTAGAGCTAGTGAATGCTAGCGCTGTTATTCGCGATGATAAAACGGGTGCACTGACAGATGTGGCGCAGCTTAACTTTAGCCTAACCCGTTTTGCGCCAGGCGAATGGGCACAAGCAGCATTCGATGTGCAAGGTAAGAATGGTGAGTTGAACTTTACTGCCAAAGGTGACACCGAGCTAATGATAGCGCCAACGCTTGATGGTGCAGAGCTAAAAGGCTTGTCATTGATAGCTTCGGCTGCAGACAGCGTGAATAAAATTGAATCGGTTAGCTTAACCATGGATCAATTTCGTATCGGTGATTGGTCAGCGCTAACGTTTAGTGCAAAGGGACAAATTCCAGATTTAGCTTTTGCTGCTGAAGGTAAAGCGCGTTTAAAACTGAGTAAGGATTTTAACCTTGCGCAGGTTGAAGGCTTAACGCTAAATAGCGACCTGAAAGGGAGTACTTTACCTCGCCCTGAGATGAAAGTAGGCCTGACGGCTGATGCTTCTTACGATGTGGCGAAAGGTTTAGCGACGTTATCTGCATTTACGACGCAAGTGGATGAAATTGGCCTAGATGGTCAAGCGTCTTTCCAAACGGCAGATATCCCTGTGATTCGTTTCGATGTTCACAGCGATAAAATCGATTTAGATGCGTTCCTTGGTTTAGACAAAGCAAGTAAAACAGGCAGTGAAGAGCCCGCTGAAGGTGAAGCATCAGGTACGAGTACGACACAAGGTGCAGTAACGACGACAGATAAATCAAAAGAACCGGATTTATCTGCACTGAAAACACTCGATATTGCCGGTAAAGTCGCAATTGATAATTTCAAAGCGGCGAATGCCAAAGTCTCT containing:
- a CDS encoding AsmA family protein, which gives rise to MKKFLYILLALVLVVVIGIAALLALVDPNQFKPLIAEQVKKNTGRELVINGDIDWRFFPSVGLTLGETEFRNPDGFAEANLVRFSNADLSVSVMPLLSQQLEIGNVSLNDARVFIQTRKDGVSNLDGLGAQNAAVKDSAAQDAAPADAKQTAAQETTAAPASAWTISLAGVELVNASAVIRDDKTGALTDVAQLNFSLTRFAPGEWAQAAFDVQGKNGELNFTAKGDTELMIAPTLDGAELKGLSLIASAADSVNKIESVSLTMDQFRIGDWSALTFSAKGQIPDLAFAAEGKARLKLSKDFNLAQVEGLTLNSDLKGSTLPRPEMKVGLTADASYDVAKGLATLSAFTTQVDEIGLDGQASFQTADIPVIRFDVHSDKIDLDAFLGLDKASKTGSEEPAEGEASGTSTTQGAVTTTDKSKEPDLSALKTLDIAGKVAIDNFKAANAKVSDVVTELAVKQGVLNLKRFDAKLYGGSINAKATIDANGKLPTYKVTKHIKGVQVQPLLMDVAEFENLAGTGNIDIKVSGTGLAEARIRQNIAGTVNINFADGAIYGVNVAEMIREARATLKGQKAEYVKEERKTDFSALTSTMTLGKGVLSTNNLHLASPLLRIDGEGQTNLVLESIDFMVMTSVVESSQGQGGKDIDELKDLTVPIDVKGNWTEPKFSLNLKELLKRNNELEKKAEREVERGLKKLLGDKADDDKVKDAANKLLKGLFN